In Plasmodium coatneyi strain Hackeri chromosome 4, complete sequence, the genomic window CGGGCGGATCGCCTGTTccatcctcttccttctcagtAACTACATTTGTCTGCTGGagattaaaatttttttttttcttcttcttctcttccttctctcccctttctgctacttttttctttttttttaacttagtTTTCTTGTCCATATTGGACTCCACCAAATGTGATTCATCCATTTGTTCCAACTTACTATTTGCTACCGTCAGATGgttatcccttttttcgtGCTCATGGTACAGCTCCTCCTTGGGGTTCTCTTCCAGGGGTGCTTCACCTGTCTGCTCACTCTGCTCGTTCACCGTTACATCTACACTGGTGTCTCCTCCAATTGACTCTTTCACACCGTCTGCTAATGCTTCTTCACCGACAGGGGGATCATTTTGTTGACTGggtttttcctcttcagtAATCCCTTCTGTGCATTCCTCCTCCATCGGTGCATCAGCACAGTCGTTCACTTCTTGACCATTTGGCGTATCCATCTCGTTGCCACTCTTCACTTCCGCCTCCGTTTCGTATACGTAACACTTCGATGTGCTCACCTTTGGCGTTCCTACGTGGCTGTTTTGGGTTTCTCCATTGGGTCCACTTGTTTCCTCCTCGAGGGATTCACCGTCAGGATGCTTCTTATGCATGTCCACATGGGgaacaaaacggaaaatgCGATTATCCCTGTTCAGATTCAATCGGGGCTTACTTGCCCTTTTTAGTGCACCTCGGAtccatttccattttgattTTATCTGGACGGGAAATGTTCTCCCTACTTTGGctaaaaggagggggaacatactttttttcagtCATGTGGGTGTTACTATGAAAAATGGGGTTCTAGTGGAATGCGTTTCTACCTAACTTAGATGTACGAACCTTGGTACGTGATTCCGCATTTCAGCAGAAGGTTCTTCGTGGTTATGTTGTTGTGCCCGTTCGTGAATGCTCCAACCTGGTTTGCGTCACCAACCCGATGTCCAACGCATAACCGCCGCAAAAGGGAATTCTCCTCCTCGTAGATCCTGCACAGCCTCCTATAGTACCGATTCAATAggtaacattttttaatccGCAAATTAttgtgtttcccccttttgcttcTTAACCTATGCAATCGTTCTTCCTCACGGGGGAAAACGTCGAAACGTCCTTTGCATCTCACCAAGCCACCACCGTTCACTAGACCCCCCAACACTTTATATACTTTTCTAATTTCCGACAGAACTACCTTAGAATGATACAACACTAACTCCTTTATCTCCTCATGTTCTATTGTTTTCACTATGTGGTGGAAGTCCTTGGATTTATTTGCCTCCTCCGCGGTTagaagaattttaaaaatacgtTTAGTCCAgtcttcttcctgttcagCCTGCTTGTTTAGGAGGACATCCATGGGTCTTTCCTGTGGGGAATCTACACGGTGGTAAGAATCTTACAAATGGTGATCATCGCACATGTTAAAGGAGTGATTGTTTTTATAGGGTGAGAGAAAAGTAGAACCCCAATTAAAACACCATACGGATTACACACGAAGGGAGATACCTCCGTGTAAGCAaggacacatatataagcCATTCGAACGGGTCATATGGTTACCTTTGATCTTCCCCCTCAGCCCATAGGGGGAATATTCCCCCTCCGTGGCCCTCCTGCGTATGGGTTTATTCCTCCCACCTGCTAAGGTGACAAAGTAGAGAAAGACAAACTCAGCAAAGCGAATAAAACATGCACCGCAGAGAGAACACCATCTGGGGGTGACCAGATCTAAACAGAGGGACCTACCAAGCACTATCGACGTATACGTTTGTAACTCTCCCTCCTCATCGGATGTGTCATCCTGGAGAAATGTCCAATCGCTGTGATTGGAGACGTCCTCTTTTGAGGCATTTCGGTAAAGTTCGAAAGTGCCACTATGGAGGTCCTCAGTCCCCATAAGCGAATACCTATTTATGGCATCGCTTATCGTGGACGTATACAGTTGGGGGGGTGGGTCGTTCTGCTGTTTCGCAGTCATCTGGTCGATGGTCACTTTAACGACAGTAAAGCATGGAAACGACAGAAACTGACAAGTGTAAGGCGGTGCGTGCAGGGGATTGTGTTAAATTGGATATGTAATAGTCCTAAGTAAATACGTGCCAGCGCATCAGTCGAGGAGGCACTAACTATTCACATTCTCTCGAACGCGTGTGCGAAAGattcttttgaaaaaaatggagaaccTCCAGACGACATCACTGTGTGCAGTGCAAATTTGCAGTTCCTACAAAATCATTCGACATGCTTATTTTagtattatttaaaaaaatttatttttttattttgatatCCCCAAATGTGActagaaaaaggggaataattcAAGGCGGGTGACGCAAGTTTCCCGTCGTGATTTCCTAGGGGGGGCGCTTGTCTCGTTTTGAGTTGGCGCGAAGGATAGGTGGGCCAGCCGACgcagcataaaaaaaaaaaaaagaaaaacaaaacagaaaaaaggatggaaaataaattgggtAATCACCTCCAATGATCCATCAGAGGGCACAGAAGTTCGTACGATTAAAGCGACCTCCAGTGCAGCCCCACGCGCTCCGCACCCCCGTCATCGGCACTGGAAATGCCCAAGGTCTGCTCGTAAAAGACATTAATTTTTGAATCGTTGGTAAATAGAAACTCTCCCTTGAATTTTGGCAGATTCCTAAAAAAAGTCCCCATGTATTTTGCTTCGCTGGAGATGATCCAGGTCCCGCTGATGAGGCTTCCCTTGCACCATTCACCGAAGTACTGAGAGGGGGGAGagcggaaaaggaaaaaaaatgataagaaaACGACACTGGTGTTTATAATGGGATTTCGTAAGTGTATAAATGCCAATGTGGCGTCTGCCTGATTGCAAGGCCGCATGTTCGCTCCGCCTCACGTATTCCCCAGTGGCGGAAAAGAAGTAAATTCCACGGCCGTCCTTCTTGTTGTGCTTCCACTCCCCGTAGTAGAAGTCCCCACTGGAGTATCGCTGGAACCCTCCTCCGTGCTTCTGTCCGTTTTGGAAGTTGCCTGTTTGCATGGTgaccaaaaaatgaatgtcAACAGGAAAtgaggagaggaaaaaaaattacaaaaccTTCATCTGAGTTGTCCCAGACAAGGGCAGAAAAGAAGACCAGCGCATTAGGCCTTTCCGTAACGTTGCATAcgtctccttccttttttccagaCGCCCATCTGTCTAATTACCATCGTAAAAGTCGCCATTCCTTTTGGTTAATTTTCCCAATCCAGACTTCTTCCCATGAAGATAACCCCCCTCATAGGTGCTTTTGTTAGGATAAACATGAacccctttatttttttcttcgacAACAGATTCATTAACTGCTTCGTTTAAgggttccttttcttcctcttcctcaccTGTGCGTGTTGTCATTTGTTCGTACCGTTtgtttgggggggaaaaagctCCCCActggaaggaaagtttaTATGGTTACCCTGCCAGGTTCACTCAACATTGGTCCTCTTTTTAACAAAGGGAGTTTAGCAACTTGATCATGCGTTACTATGCCTGGTTGATGCTTACCTGAGGGAGGGGGTTGTCCCTTCTTTTcgctttcccctttctccATGGTTATTATCGCTCGGTGGGGTTATGTTACCCGGTCAAGGAAGTGGTCCTAACGGAGAAGCGGTTGAAGGAGACACACCTTAGCGTATCTCTCCTCCCCCCGCCCTGCACAACATCCAACGTcgcagttaaaaaaaatgtagaaaaaaaaaaaaaaaaaaaaaactgtccaACGGggaccttttcttcctcaaaaattgtcaaaattAAACCATTCGAACTTATTGAGCATTGAGTGGTTGCAATTTTAATTACAGCATGTTAAGTGCTCcttaatgatttttttttgtttccctccttttatgAAATGCCACTAGAATGTCCCTCCCCTGGTGGGCATAGCATACCTGTCtcgaacttttttttttttttttccccgcgaAATGTCCTGCACATTTGGATCCCCCTTTCGCACACGTGAATACTGCACTACAGGGGGGATGCTCatcggaggaaaaaaaaaaggcgaagaaacgaaaaaacgaacaaaggaacaaacggagggaacgaaaaaaaaggggacgaACGCAACGGCAAGGTTATCCACACGCGCGTATGTGTTCATCGCACCCATCGGGGGACATCCTCACAAGCCGACCTCCCTCATGGACACGTCTACATCGACCAAGTGGATAGACCCATTGTGCATAGCAACCGCTTCGCCAGTTGTGCAGATGCTCCTACGGGGCAGTGAGTGAGGCACTGCTCAGGGGAAAGTTGAATCTCGCACAAATGTAGGCATCTACACATATACGCATCACTGTTGCGTGTCTTCCAGTGAGAGTCTTCCCCTTACGGTATTCCCGAACAGACGAcgcagaaaaaaggggaaggaaaccaaAATGGGTTTTCACAGTGCAGCAGAGGAATCGAGCGACCTCACCATTGGGAAGAACgatgaaaggaggaaaaatggcCACCAAGAAGGTGATCAAAAAGGTGGTGAAAAAGGCAGTCAAAAAGGCGGTCAAAAAGGCAGTCAAAAAAACCATCAAAAAGGTGGCCAAAAAGGTGATCCAGAAGGCCATCAAAAAGGCGATGAAAAAGGTGgtcaaaaaaatgacctACATGATGAGCGAAAGAACGAAGCGAAGGTCACGCAGAGGATGAAGACCACCTCCAGGCAGAGCCACAGAGTGAAGCCACCAGGTGGAAGCACCACAAAAATGCCAAATGAAACTGACTTCAGAGAGAGGACGAAGAAACACTACCTAGACAACGTCGACAAGACACTACAGAAGCGCAACATCGACTGCGTAAGTTACGtgtacaaaaatatgaacgacCAGACGACCTCGAAAAATGCTACCAACAGGGTCAAATTTGGTGGGGGAGAAGGTAGGGTGGATGCCGTTCGGAAAATGTTGCTCTTCGAAAAacgtccaaaaaaaaatgtgaccATTGGAGCCAGTCGTAGTTGTAGTAGCGCAGCCACGGGGGACGATGGTTCTTGTTCGAAGGACGACGAGACCGTCCAGTCGATTATCTACTCCACCTTCGTCAACACAAAGTTGAGACAAACTCAGAACCACGCTACGGAAACGAATAGTAAgccgaaaaagggaaaactaGCCAAACAAGCACCAGGAGCaggagggaagaacaaaactCGCACTTATACCAATAGTGGGCAAAGATTCCATGCCAAACAAAGTGAAGTCAACCCAGATGGGACAAAACAGACTGTAGATGCGTATAGAGAAAACCTAACTGCAGCAGTGAAGAAAATAGTCTACACCGATAAGTCCGTAGAAATAACAGAATCAAATGAAGAACTAAAAAACCTGTCAAATGATGGAAcctttttatatgaacaagtcatatcagagagagagaaaaaaaaaaaagtgaattaCACTCAAACGAGTACCCTCTaccaggaggaagaaataaaaatctTCGCAAAATATATGGCCAAGCAAATTGTGAACGAAGCTACCATTCAGCTTACCTatgaggaaaatgtaaaagcaatggaacaaaaggaaaaggctgTTCAATTAAACCATCAGAAGAATATGCAGACGTATTCGCACCTCACTGATTTTCAGCGGGACAACTTGGGGGTCATGGCTGACGGGGCCGAGCTCTCCAGGTGGGTCCCCTACGCAGTACATCCCCCCATTGTTTCGCTGATCCCCCTTTTATTCACTCACACAGAGGGGAGACCTTCATCCGTAGCCGTTTAATCGTCTCCATAACCGATTAATTGTCCCCTCCCCCGATCCCCCCTCAGGTGCCTCCACATCTTCAGCAAAATAAACACCTTCGGGGTTTCCGGGAATCTTATAAATTCCCTTTTGAGGAAAAACGTCGAAGAGGTGAAGGAGCAGGTACAGTGCAGGGAAGGAGGTGCACGTGAAGGGGGGAAGATTCCCCTCTTCCTAACACACGCCTTCACTTTTCTGCAACAACCAATTTGTGCTTTCTGCATGCACATATTCTACTGGTTACGCATACATgttgcttcccttcctcccccttttcctttttttttttgcagaacCACGGACCGAACAATCGAGGCCAAATCGAATGGCACAACCAAGTCACAAAACATCTGCTCAAAAACACCATCGCCTTTGTAGCCACGGAAAAGgttaaattgaaaaaaaaaaaaggcaacgcATCAAATTGATTGGGGTCTTGACTCATCATCCACAGGGGATAGTTTCCCTCCTCATCTGGGTCTATCTTCCAACTGTCTGCCGCGTCCCCGCATGTCCTTATAAGGACTTTTTTTCACATCACGCGAATTTGCTCTCCTATACAGATCGTGTCCTACATCGCGGAAGAACTCATCGAAGATTGCATCTTAAATTTCTTCCGCATGGATAAAAGAGACGTGGACATACTAAGTGCCAACTTGGACGATCACAACATTTCTCTCTACGAACGGAGACGAATGGAGAGCGGCCACTTCAATTTCGTCCTTTCGAGTGGTAGGTCCAGGGGGAGTAGGCCCCCCATCGTATAAGCCGATACTGTATCGATTATGCCGATACTGCACCGATTATGCCGCTTCACCACCGCCTGTCCCCCCCCCACAAGGAAACCTTAACGTGAACATCCCCGTGCACGTGAAGAAGCACATGAGTTTGGAAGACCTCTTACGGATGATAAAAaatcacataaaaaaaaaacagaactTTTTACTGAAGGAATACAAGCTGGACTTCCTGTGCATACGGGACGGCACCCGCAACATCTCGGTTCGTTGAGGGCCAATTGGACGCCACGTCTGTGCACCACTTTGTCACCACATTCATGCCATTTCCCTGCCTCCCCCCGCAGAGCATCCACGATCTGCTGTCCTCCGAGTCCAACCAGTTCACCATCTgcttaaataaaaaggaaggagaggtcATACCAACTGGCTAGCCCAGTATAGCAGTGCCGCAAAGAAAAGGTACACACATTTTggagaaagcaaaaaataagtttGTCCTCTTGTGGGGAGACGTACCAAGGGATGCCATACGATGCGATGGAATAGCAATGTTCCTTTAAGCACAAGTTGGTAGGTCTCCCTCTTCATCCCACCTGAAGGTTATCCCCAATCCTTTCTTCCGTTGTGCTGATTATTCCCCTCGGTATGCACTCGTTTGCCTGTGCACATGCGTATGTATATGACAcgtatgtgttttttttttctctcttcatttgtttgatttttttttttttttctgtgattCTTGACCTATGGGTGGGGGATGTTCCTCCACACGAATTGactgctgttttttttttttttttttttttttccgcgccCGGTGAGGGGCTCTCAGTCGCGTCATCGCCTTGTTGCTTCTCCACGTCGCCAATTTGCCACGTTCCCCAACCAACttggagggaaaaaacaacttCGATTTCAACGCCCCCCAATCGGTACATGAAAGGTGGTCATTTCTACCGACGCGCcgctgaattttttttttttttttctcgagACCCTTACTGGAAGCGCTACAAAgaagtgaggaaaaaaaaaaaaatttcccctccACCGGTCGTATTGCCTTAAGTTACACGCGCGATGGTATAACTTGCTCAGGCGAGGCAACCGACGAGCAGGTTAATATGGCTGCTCGCCAAGCTAACCGTTTACCAACCTGACTGGCTTAGCAACGCGCGTGAAAGTTCTTCCATTGGGGGGATAAAGTCGCAAGGAGTGCACAGGTCCACTTCGCCTGATTGGTCAGTTGGGCAAAGTGAACCCAGGACGTGGTACCTCTCACGTGGCAAATAAAAGTTAGTACCTCTGTTTGATTTGCCCCAAAATGAACCCACCCGACGAAAACGCCATAACGCGGAAAATCAACCAGCTGCGGAAGCGACGGCAGGAGGGCCCACCACGGAAAGAACGCAACTACGATGACCTGCTACAAGAAATGGAGAATTGCGTACGACTACGCAATGGATACAAAATAAGCTCCATCCTTAAGTTAACACAACTGCCAGTAGACATCCTCGTATTCGACGAAACGACAGAAATCgagttaagaaaaaaaataaaaaaaaaaaatgcactaaaaaattatgaacagttaATAATAGATCATTACACCATTATCAAAACGTTGTGTAATAGGAACAGCATAAATTGGGACGTCCTTTTGAGTACAGGGTGTAAGTATCTGTCCTCCTTTATCCATCTGTATAGCGAGAATCTGTGGCTACTACCATACCTACTAACGATATGCTCATTCTTAAATACGATAAGCACCTTGGCAGACTCCTACTACAGCACCAGTAGTAAAAACGACATATACAATGAAGAGAACGAAGACattaatgagaaaaataagtATACAATAGAAGTATTAAATTCCATTCGAGGTAAGATCGGTATTGTTAAGGGGGACATAGAAAAGCACGGAGGGTTCGTGATCCTCATGTTTCAGTCGATAAAGCTATGCATGAAGTTAAATAACATGCAAATCACAACAagttttttgaaaataataaattctACCGATATAGGGTACGGATACATCCCCAAGTGTTTCATCGTGCTGTTTAAGTACCAGCTGGGGAAATTATACCTGCACAAAATGGATTACGAAAAAGCAGAGAAAGAATTCGTTTGGGCCTTCTCTAACTCGAGGAAGGGTAAAACagactttaaaaaaaaattactagaAAGTATTATATCTATTCGCTTGAATAAGGGACTTTACCCTCCGAAGCGATTACTACAGGATTATGAACTCACAGTCTATATGGATATTATTCATTCAATCAAACAGGGGAATATATTCCTCTACAACCGCGTCATGGATAGCAACTCCAAGTACTTCTTCGACAACGGACTAAATGAATGCATTGATCAGATACACTTTGTCGTAAAACGTAACCTCCTAAAGATTGCTGTTGACTGGTGGAATGAAACCGTTAAGGATAATCCAAGTAAACTGTATAAAGTACctatttgcatttttcaccacatttttaactggGCTAGAATCACGCAACACCACCACCAGTTGGAGACCCTTTGCATTATAACCTCGctcattctttttaaatacatCAATGCGTATGTTGCTTATGACAGCAACATTCTTGTGCTTAGTAAGAAtgacccctttccttccctgtcCAAGTGTCGCATGGGGGTTAGAAGCACCGTGGATAAGCCCTACGCGTGAAGGGGGGGGCACCGTGCTGCCTCTTCATATACCCATTCGTCATACATCCATTGGTCATACATCCATTCGTCATATACCCATTCGTCATATACACATTCGTCATATACACATTCGTCATATACCCATTGTTCATTTGCCCCGTCTAACTTGCCGCTTCTTCACTGGTATCCCTCATGAGACATACATCTTATAACTAATGAGGTGCTCCAAAATCGAGTTTAACGTCTCGTCACTCAGTCGAATGAGGGACGGGATGAAGTACCTGGCCTCCTGTACCGTCTTGGGGAGTAGGTTCACCAGCATAGCAATTTCATATTCGTGCAGTTCCCCTATGCGTTCCAGGTTGGTACGCACATCCACGATGGAGCTTCTGTTTTTTATCGTCGCGAATTTGTTGGCGTAGTCGAACGAGGATTTTATGAGCCTGCGGGGATGTGGTGGGGGGAATAGATGTGTTCTGCGAAGTGGTGCCAATTGGTGTTATTCCACGTGGCTACATGCACAGGTGAATTAGCAACCACCGTGGAATAACCCACGCGTGGTCCGCACAattgtatgtatttttcctcttacGTTTGAGCCTCCTCATTCCGCTTCGACGTCAACCGCAGCTGGTCTCCCAAGATGAGCTGCAACTCACACAAGTTTAGGCATTTGCAGTTTTGGAATTCTGAGCAGGGAGGGGAAATGCAAAAACGGGTGATGTTAATTAGTAGGGGGAGGAAGCATGTCACAACCTTCGCGAACAAGTGGTTACCGCGTGGTGGATCGCCTCCGCTATTATATTATACCTGGTCCCAGGTCCAAGTTTTTTACATCCCCGTGTTCGTTACTCGccattgtgcaaaaatgcgaaaaaaacgCATAAAATAGCAGCAaaggtggaggaaaaaaatggaaaagaaaattccaAGGGGGGAGAATAACCTACTCAACTTATCATTTTCCCCCAGCAGGTCAGGCGAACTGGCAACGCGTCAAAATTACAACATGGCGGATGACATCACGCGAGattgcttttccttctccataataaattttgccaaacaggggaaaatattaacGAGATAAGGATGCCGAGGAAATGGCACAACTTGGTGGAGTAACGCGCGGGAAAGGAAGTTGAAAAATTTTAgttcattaaaaaagggCACCAAACTGGTAAGGTAAATCTCCAATAcattcccaaaaaaaaaaaaaaaaaaaaaaaaaaaaaaaaaaaaaaattgagcgCGACGTTCCCCCATCGCATGTAGAGATTTGTTCCTCTTTAACATTTCGGAGACTTATAGAATGATGTATGCTTTTGCGTGAGGGTCGCCAAGCAAGGAAGggacgggggggaaaaacttCCCTGGCCCCGAGAAGGCCGCCTCCCCtgtgcaaaaagaaaagataacGGAAGAAAAACAGCCCCGTGCAGAAGAGCAGAACAAAACAGGACACATCACAGCACAGCAAATTGCGTGTACCTTGTGTCACTTCTTTACCTTTACCTTCCTCCCCCGAAACGAAGCAATCAACAACACTCGGTGCGAAGCGAAGAGTGGAAAAGAGACCCACTTCAACACGGCACATTCCTCTTGTGTGCTCCTTCCCCTGATGGTGCAAATGAAACGGAACCCCAAAATGTGAATTGTTCAAGTTTAATGGGAAGATCTCCTCCTTGGGCAAACAGATGGAGAGACACTACCCCCCCCATGTCACATGTGGTACACCCAGTTCGGTTTTATCCACTAGATGAGGAAGCAAATCGGTGTGGCTGATTGTGTATTCTTTTACTCCTCCGAAGGGcttttccctcctcccttctctttttttcaaacttcTTTTCACATTGATGCACATTCCAACAGGGGGCTTCAAACAAGGCTAACCCCACCTCATATGTTGTCCCTCCTTTGCTGCATCACCTGGGGGGAGGGTAAACAAAACAGGACATGACATTGAGGCAAATTTGACTTGGTGAGGGAATTACCCCTTGGGTGGAAATGAAACAGCTGTGTGGGGAATCTCCCTTCACAATAATAAATAGCACACCCATGTGagatgcaaaaaatgggtaaagaGGAGGTTGTCCCAAGTGGGAAGGTCAAGTAGTGAAGCCTCCGCCCAACTGTCctaaacacacacacacatatatatatatacgta contains:
- a CDS encoding DNA-directed RNA polymerase II 16 kDa subunit; this encodes MASNEHGDVKNLDLGPEFQNCKCLNLCELQLILGDQLRLTSKRNEEAQTLIKSSFDYANKFATIKNRSSIVDVRTNLERIGELHEYEIAMLVNLLPKTVQEARYFIPSLIRLSDETLNSILEHLISYKMYVS